Proteins from a single region of Pungitius pungitius chromosome 4, fPunPun2.1, whole genome shotgun sequence:
- the polr2l gene encoding DNA-directed RNA polymerases I, II, and III subunit RPABC5, with protein sequence MIIPVRCFTCGKIVGNKWEAYLGLLQAEYTEGDALDALGLKRYCCRRMLLSHVDLIEKLLNYAPLEK encoded by the exons ATGATAATCCCCGTCCGGTGTTTCACGTGTGGGAAGATCGTGGGCAACAAGTGGGAGGCATACCTGGGCCTACTTCAAGCAGAGTATACTGAGGG TGATGCCCTTGATGCCCTCGGCCTGAAGAGATACTGTTGTCGGCGGATGCTCCTTTCTCATGTGGATCTTATTGAGAAATTGTTGAATTATGCTCCATTGGAGAAGTGA